Within the Terriglobales bacterium genome, the region TAGGGAGTCATGGCAGGCCCGACAGTCACCAAGATCGGTAAGTACGACGTCATCGAGGTCCTGGGCAAGGGCGGCATGGGCGTTGTCTATAAGGCCATGGACAACCGCATCGGCCGCCTGGTCGCCATCAAGATGATGACCGGCGGCTTCGCCGACAATCCCGACCTGCTCAAACGCTTCTACCGCGAAGCCCAGGCCACGGGCATGCTGGAGCACCCCAATATCGTCATCGTGTACGAGTTGGGCGACCAGGACGGCAATCCTTACATGGTCATGCAGTACCTGGAGGGTGAGCCGCTGGACAAGATGATACAGCAGCGGCGCGAGATCTCCATGGTGGAGAAGCTCGGCTACATCATCCAGGCCTGCAACGGGCTGAACTACGCGCATCAGCGCGGCCTGGTGCACCGCGACATCAAGCCGGCCAATCTGATGGTGCTCAAGGACGGCACCTGCAAGCTGGTGGACTTCGGGATCGCCCGCCTGGGCGACACCAGCCTGACCCGCACCGGCCAGGTCGTCGGCACGATCCACTACATGTCGCCGGAGCAGATCAACGCCCAGGTGGTGGACGGGCGCACCGACATCTGGTCCACCGGGGTCATGCTCTTCGAGCTGCTGACGTACACGCTGCCGTTCGAAGGCAACGACATGGCCTCGACCCTGCTGAAGATCATCCACGAGCAACCGCCCTCGCTGAGCAAGTTCCTCAACAATTACCCGCCCGATCTCGATGAAGTGATCCAGCGCGCGCTCGCCAAGGACCGCGAGGAGCGCTACGCCACGGCCGAGGATTTCGCCTTCGACCTGGGGCGCGCCCAGGAACAGCTCAAGAAGCAGGTGGTGAGCGAGTACGTGGACCGGGCGCGCGGCTTCATGGAGCGCCAGGAGCTGCAGAAGGCCAAAGAACTGCTGCAGCAGGTGCTGCGCGTAGACACCGCCCATACCGTCGCCAAGGAGCTGATGCACGAGGTGCAGCAGCGCATCTCCAAGCAGGTACGCGGCGAGCAGATACGGCAGCTCCGCTCCAACGCGGAAGATGCCATGGCGCACAAGATGTACGACGACGCCCTGGCCTACGTCGAGCAGGCTCTGTCGATGGACAAGACCAACACCGAGCTGCTCAACCTGCGCGACATAGTCAAGGCCGCCAAGGAGAAGAAGGACAAGGCAGTGGCGGCTCTGCGCAAGGCGGAATCTGCGCAGCAGGTGGGCGACCTGGACGTCGCCCTGAAGGCGGCGGAAGAAGCGGTCGGTATCGACCCCGAGAATACTCAGGCCAGGACCCTGCACGCCTCCCTGGCTCGAGAGGTGGCGGAGCATTCCAAGCAGCGGGATATGCAAAAGCTGCTGGACGAGGCGCGGCGCGACATCACCGGCCGCAAGTACACCGCCGCGTTCGACGTCCTGAAGAAGGCCGAGGAGATCGATCCGGCGAGTCCCGAACTGCACAACCTGATGAACCTGGCTTCCTCGGGGCGGGACCAGGAGAGCAAGCGACGGGAGCTGGAGAAGCTGTCGAACGAGATTGAGGACGCTCTCGCCCGCGACGACTACAAGGTCGCCTGCGTCAAGGCAGACGAAGCGCTGCAGAAGTACCCAAGCGAGCCCGCGTTCCTCAAGCTCAAGGCCCTAGCCGATAAGCAGCGGGAGGCCGGGGAAAAGAAGAAATTCGCCGAAGAACAGATCGTCAAGGCCCGCAAGCTGCTGGACACGGGGAAGGCGACCGAAGCGCTGGCTTTGCTGGAGAGCGCGCAGCAGCGGGCGCCCGGGGACGCGCGCTTGCAATCGCTGCTGGCCATCGTCCGCGAGAGCGCGGAGCGGGAGAAGGCTGAGCGTACCAAGGACGAGTTCCTCTCGAAAGCCAAGGAATGCTTGCGCAAGAAGGACTACGACGGCGCCGTCATGGTGCTGGAGATGGCGCAGGCCCAGATCGAGGGCTCGGCCGAGATCAACGACCTGCTGCAGTTCGCGCGCGATGAAGCGGCCCAGCAGGCCCGCCGCGCCAAGACCGAGACGGCGCTGAAGGAAGTGCAGCGGCTGATGGCGGAGGAGGAGTACGACCGCGCTGTCGTCCTGCTGGAGAGCACCCTCAAGGAAGCGCCGGACGACGAACTGAAGGTGCTGCTGGAGGACGCGAAGCGGCACAAAGATGAAGCGGCCAAGAAGGTCCAGGTCGCGATCACCAAAGCGCAGAGATTGCTGGAAGCGCGCAAGGTCGACGACGCCGTCACCTTCCTGGAGGGACTGCCTAAGTCCTTCGCCAAGTCAGCCGAGTTCACCAACCTGCTGGAAAAGGCGCGCAGCGAGCAGGACATGGTGCGGGCGGTCGGCGGCGCGGTGCAGCAGGCCAAGGCAGCGATCGAGAAAGGCGACTTCGCCAGCGCCATCAACATCGTCGAGGCCTGCAAGAAGACCTACGGAGAGACCCCTGACATCAAGGCCGCGCTGGCCGATATCGAGAGCAAGAAAGTCAGCATGGCGCGGCAGGTGGTGGAAAAGGCGGTGCGCGACGCGCGGACGCTGCTGCTGTCGCGACAGTATCAGGCGGCCTTGCGGTCCCTGCATGGCGCCGGCCCGCTGGTGGCGGCCGCGCCACCGGAGCTGCAGCAGCAGTACAACGCGCTGAAGACGGACGCGGAAAAGGGCGCCTCGCGGATCCAGAAGGAACAGGACCTGAAGGGAACCATCGTCGCCGGTTCGCTGGACATGTCCAAGACCATGGTGGCGGGCTCGGTGGAAGCGCCGACGGCAGCGGCCCCGGCCCCGGTCTCGGGGGTCCAACGCCGGGTGGTGGTGGCGCCGCCGCCGCCCAAGAAGGCGCCGGTGATGCTGATCGTGATCGCGGCCGTTATCCTGGCCGTGATCGGCGGCGGGGTCTTCGCTTTCCGCGACCGGATCTGGCCGCCCCAGCGGGACGCCTACGTCGAGATCAACGCCGTTCCGTGGGGAACGGTGACGTCGGCCCGCCAGCTCAATGGCAGGTTCCACGAGGATTACAAGAAGGACAATCAGACGCCCCTGCGGCTGGCATTGCCGGCGGGCGAATACGAGATTACGATCGCGGGTCCGACCGGGCAGGAGAAGACCGAGAAGGTGAAGATCAGCCCGCAGTCCACCGGATCCATCACCCCGGTGTTTGAGCAATTGGATGTGGAGAAGATCGTCAATGCGAAATAAAGGGCAGATCTGGATGCTTCTGGTCCTGGTGGCCCTTACGCCGCTGGCAGCCAGGGCCGACCAGAAGGAAGACCTCAAGAAGAAGGGCGATTCCGCGGCCGCCGCCGGCAAACCGTTCGAGTCGCGCGATGCCTACTGCCAATTAGCCGATCTGGACCCCAATTATCCGCAAGCCAAAATGATGTGCACGATGATGAAGAAGGAGGCCGAGAAGGAGGACGCACGCTGCGACGACCGCTTCAACACCGCCTCCAGCGACCTCAATGCGGGAAAGTTCGACGATGCGGAACAGAAGCTGAAGAACGTCAAGCAGGGCTGCAAGAAATACGACGAAGCCCGGGCGCTCATGGCCAAGGTCCCGCAGCTGAAGCGGGACGCGGAGGCCAAGGCGGGCGACGCCGTCATGGCCCAGAAGTACGAAGAAGGGCTGCGGGCCTACAACCGCAACG harbors:
- a CDS encoding protein kinase — encoded protein: MAGPTVTKIGKYDVIEVLGKGGMGVVYKAMDNRIGRLVAIKMMTGGFADNPDLLKRFYREAQATGMLEHPNIVIVYELGDQDGNPYMVMQYLEGEPLDKMIQQRREISMVEKLGYIIQACNGLNYAHQRGLVHRDIKPANLMVLKDGTCKLVDFGIARLGDTSLTRTGQVVGTIHYMSPEQINAQVVDGRTDIWSTGVMLFELLTYTLPFEGNDMASTLLKIIHEQPPSLSKFLNNYPPDLDEVIQRALAKDREERYATAEDFAFDLGRAQEQLKKQVVSEYVDRARGFMERQELQKAKELLQQVLRVDTAHTVAKELMHEVQQRISKQVRGEQIRQLRSNAEDAMAHKMYDDALAYVEQALSMDKTNTELLNLRDIVKAAKEKKDKAVAALRKAESAQQVGDLDVALKAAEEAVGIDPENTQARTLHASLAREVAEHSKQRDMQKLLDEARRDITGRKYTAAFDVLKKAEEIDPASPELHNLMNLASSGRDQESKRRELEKLSNEIEDALARDDYKVACVKADEALQKYPSEPAFLKLKALADKQREAGEKKKFAEEQIVKARKLLDTGKATEALALLESAQQRAPGDARLQSLLAIVRESAEREKAERTKDEFLSKAKECLRKKDYDGAVMVLEMAQAQIEGSAEINDLLQFARDEAAQQARRAKTETALKEVQRLMAEEEYDRAVVLLESTLKEAPDDELKVLLEDAKRHKDEAAKKVQVAITKAQRLLEARKVDDAVTFLEGLPKSFAKSAEFTNLLEKARSEQDMVRAVGGAVQQAKAAIEKGDFASAINIVEACKKTYGETPDIKAALADIESKKVSMARQVVEKAVRDARTLLLSRQYQAALRSLHGAGPLVAAAPPELQQQYNALKTDAEKGASRIQKEQDLKGTIVAGSLDMSKTMVAGSVEAPTAAAPAPVSGVQRRVVVAPPPPKKAPVMLIVIAAVILAVIGGGVFAFRDRIWPPQRDAYVEINAVPWGTVTSARQLNGRFHEDYKKDNQTPLRLALPAGEYEITIAGPTGQEKTEKVKISPQSTGSITPVFEQLDVEKIVNAK